DNA sequence from the Ammoniphilus oxalaticus genome:
TTTTTCACGATGATTTCATCGATTTTACTTGGGATGGGGACCCCGACAACAGCCAACTATATTATTACATCGACGATCGCAGCTCCAGCGATTATTGCCATGGGAGCGCCCGTATTGTCGGCTCACATGTTTACGTTCTATTTTGGGATCGTGGCCGATATTACGCCGCCCGTTGCATTAGCGGCATTTGCGGCTTCCGGAATCGCTGGGGGCGCAGCGATGAAAACGGGAGTGAATTCAACCAAATTAGCAATTGCCGCTTTTATTATTCCTTACATTTTCGTCTTGTCACCGCAAATCTTGCTGATTGACGCGACGTTCTTTGAAGCGAGTTTTGTTATCTTGACAGCGATCATCGGAATGCTAGGAATCAGCGCAGGGTTAATTGGTTATTGGTTAGCCCCCGTTTATTGGTGGGAACGAATTTGGGCTGCTGGCGCGGGACTGCTATTAATTATCCCGGGTTGGACATCTGACACGATTGGCATGGGTTCACTTGCGATTATTTTTGTTTTGCAGGTGATCCGCGCTAGAAATAATAACAAGCCATTAGATACGCCTTTAATTGATTAAAAGTTTACAAGATAGCATTAAGAAAAAAGTGGCTCGTCAGCTAACCTTGGCGCGCCACTTTTTTAATGGTGATTTTCCGACCTTCAATGATCATTAAGAGCTTGCTTGATATGGATAAAATCAACAGTATTTTTTCATGCTTAAGACTTATATTTGTTATACTAGTAACAGAACCTATTGAGCTGGAGGAAAAGCAATGGATGAACAATTAACGCATTTTAATGAACAAAATAGAGCGAAAATGGTCGACGTATCTGAAAAAGCGGTGACCAAGCGTGAAGCGGTCGCTTTTAGTAAGGTTGTAATGAGCAAAGAGACGATGAGTCGCATTAAAGAAGGTAAAATTAGCAAGGGGGACGTATTATCTGTCGCTCAGGTGGCCGGAATTATGGCGGCTAAGAAGACGGCGGAAATCATCCCGATGTGTCATCCGATTCCGATCACAGGTGTTGACATTCAATTTGATGATTCTTCTGAAGATACCGTGTTGATAGAGGCGACGGTTAAAACAACGGGGGTGACCGGTGTAGAGATGGAGGCCTTAACGGCTGCAAGCGCCGTTGCTCTAACGATTTATGATATGTGC
Encoded proteins:
- the moaC gene encoding cyclic pyranopterin monophosphate synthase MoaC — protein: MDEQLTHFNEQNRAKMVDVSEKAVTKREAVAFSKVVMSKETMSRIKEGKISKGDVLSVAQVAGIMAAKKTAEIIPMCHPIPITGVDIQFDDSSEDTVLIEATVKTTGVTGVEMEALTAASAVALTIYDMCKAMDKAMVIGPTYLVTKTGGKSGDFSRESMES